The Candidatus Equadaptatus faecalis genome includes the window AAATATCCTGACGCTTTTATCGACGTTCATATTATGGTTGAGCCTGCAGAAAGCTTTGTTCCGATGTTTCTTGCCGGCAGACCGTCGTTGCTTACGGTGCATGCCGAAGCAACTCCGCATCTGCATCGTGTGCTGCAGAGCATAAAAGCCGAGGGTGTTCTGGCGGGAATAGCAATAAATCCGGCGACACCGGCGGAATCGATTTTGCCTGTTCTGAATCTTGCGGACGTTGTACTTGTTATGTCTGTCAACCCAGGCTTCGGCGGTCAGAAATTTATTCCCGAAGTGCTGGAAAAGGTTTGCAGGCTTGCCGAACTGAGAAAAGAAAGAAACTATGATTATCTGATAGAGATGGATGGCGGACTTGGGCCGGAAAATGCGGCATTGGCTGCCGCTCACGGCTGCGACATAGCGGTTGCGGGAAATGCTGTGTTCGGCAGTCCGAATCCGGCAGAGACCGTGCGTAAAATGAGAACTGCGGGCGGAGAAAACAATGGATAGAGAGTACGCCTCTCCCGAACAGCTCGGGGAACAGCTTAAACAACTGAGAGAGAACCTTAACCTTGACCTTAACCAACTGTCGGAAAATACCAAAATAAACACTATATATCTTCAGGCTGTTGAAGACGGCAGACTTGATGTACTGCCGCCCGGATTTTATCGAAAAATCTTTGTCAGGGAATACTGCGAGGCAATCGGAGCCGACAGCCTGTTAAAGGCATACGAACAGTTTTTTGAAAACGCTGAAAACGAAGTTGTAAAAAAGGCTGACGATAATGTACGTCAAACAGAAGAAAAAAATTTTGTTCAAGACACGCAGTACAGACCGGAAAACAACAAACCTTTGGTGGTTGTGTCTTGCCTTGCCATCGTTGTGGCAATGTTGCTTGCGTTCAGCTTCAAAAACACGCTTTCAGGCGCCCAAACCAGCAATATAGCGCAGCTTAACGGAGGCACAGCCAAGGTGCTTGAACAGAAAAAACTGGATGAAGCAGAAGCTCAGCGCGAAGCGGAAGAAAAAATGAGAAAACAGGCAGAGAAACGCGCGGAAGCAGAAGAAGCCGTCTATATGGAAGAACAGTCGTCAACCGAACCCGAAACGGCTGAAACCTCCGATCCGGCGAAAGCGGATGACAGCACGCAAAACCCTGTGCCTGCAAAAAATGAACTGCTTGTAAAAGCGGCTGAAGGGAAAATAAAAATCAAGGTATCACAAGGAGAAAAAATAATCTACGATGGTGAAATAGCCGAAGCCCAAACTATGAGGTTTAAAATCGAAGGCAGCATTCCCGTTCGCGTTCGCTACGAAAACCCGAACAGAACAGAAGTTTATTTTGGAGAAGCTGCCTTTAAACCTCTGCATCCTTCCCGCGAAGGGCGTTCCAGATATTACTGGAGCGACGGAACGGTTACGTTCACAAAACAAAAAACTGCAAAGCAATAAAAAATCTTCAGAGCTAATCTGAAGATTTTTTATTGCTGCCTGTGGTTTAATAAGAAAAACTTATTTCAGCGTTATAGTTTCTTCCGCTGTGCCCATAATATTGCATACCAGACGGATTTTAACACTATCACCCTGTTTGGCGTTAAGCAGAGTGACGGAATCGCTGAAACTCTTGTCCGAAGCCTGTTTGGTGTACTGTTTAAAGGCAATCTGTTCTCCTTTGCTGTTCATTACCACCATACTTAAAACATAATGCTTGGCGGTGTCGTTGACAAGGTGAGAAGCTTTAACCGTAAGTGTCTGCGCGGAGGCATTCCAAACCGCTTCAAGATTTTTGGGCGGATGGGCAAAAGCTGTTGCAGACGAAAAAAACGTAAATAAAAATATCGTTGCAGCAAGCAGGGTCTTCTTCATGGCAGAGTGCTCCTTTCATGCAGTGAACTGTATGTCTGCAATTATTATATCCTAAAAAACATTATAGCGGCAGAATATGTGGATTTTATGAAAATAAAAATTAGGTCTGCCTTTTATGAGATAAAAGTTCTATAATATCAGCGAGGTGAGTTAACGATGGCAAACCAGACCTGGAATCCTGAGAATTACAACAAAAGCGCCCGTTTTATCATTGAATTCGGCAGACCTGTAATAGAACTGCTTGCTCCGAAGCCGGGAGAAAGAATACTCGACCTTGGCTGCGGAACCGGAATTCTTGCAAAAGAACTTGCAGATGCTGGCTGCGAAATAGTCGGACTTGATTCAAGTCCCGAAATGGTTGAGGCTGCCAAACAGCTCGGAATAGACGCACGTCTTATAGAAGGTGTTGAGTTTGAAAGCCGTAAGAAATTTGAGGCGGTCATAAGCAATGCAGCACTGCAC containing:
- the rpe gene encoding ribulose-phosphate 3-epimerase, translated to MAGALQVKLKGGEKLLVAPSLLSADILNLENSIAELDGAYDWLHLDVMDGHFVPNLSYGPSLLKALRKKYPDAFIDVHIMVEPAESFVPMFLAGRPSLLTVHAEATPHLHRVLQSIKAEGVLAGIAINPATPAESILPVLNLADVVLVMSVNPGFGGQKFIPEVLEKVCRLAELRKERNYDYLIEMDGGLGPENAALAAAHGCDIAVAGNAVFGSPNPAETVRKMRTAGGENNG
- a CDS encoding helix-turn-helix domain-containing protein, yielding MDREYASPEQLGEQLKQLRENLNLDLNQLSENTKINTIYLQAVEDGRLDVLPPGFYRKIFVREYCEAIGADSLLKAYEQFFENAENEVVKKADDNVRQTEEKNFVQDTQYRPENNKPLVVVSCLAIVVAMLLAFSFKNTLSGAQTSNIAQLNGGTAKVLEQKKLDEAEAQREAEEKMRKQAEKRAEAEEAVYMEEQSSTEPETAETSDPAKADDSTQNPVPAKNELLVKAAEGKIKIKVSQGEKIIYDGEIAEAQTMRFKIEGSIPVRVRYENPNRTEVYFGEAAFKPLHPSREGRSRYYWSDGTVTFTKQKTAKQ